AGTTTTGATGGGGGAGTGGGGGGATGAAAATTGCTCAGTTATTATCTATGGAATTATGACTAAACCTTCTGTGATTACGATTAAAAATCTTGACCATTATTTTGGCAAAGGTCATCTTCGCAAACAAATTTTATTTGATATTACGCTAGAAATTAAGGCCGGTGAGATTATTATTATGACGGGGCCTTCTGGATCGGGAAAAACGACATTATTAACTTTAGTGGGAGGACTGCGATCGGTGCAGTCGGGAAGCGTGGATGTTTTGGGCGAAGAATTTTGTGGAGCCTCGGCGCGTAAACTGACGAGAGCCAGACGCAAACATGGCTATATTTTCCAAGCCCATAACCTGCATCAAAGTTTAACCGCGCTGCAAAATGTGCAAATGGGGTTAGAAGTGCATGGAAAATGGTCACGGAAGGAGAGGCAGGAGCGATCAGCATCGATGTTAGAACGGGTAGGATTAGGAGAACATTTACACTATCATCCCGATAATTTATCTGGGGGACAAAAACAACGGGTGGCGATCGCCCGCGCTCTGGTTAGCCATCCTCCCCTGGTGCTTGCCGATGAACCGACGGCTGCTCTCGATCGCCAGTCTGGACGTGCAGTCGTGGAATTAATGCAGACTTTAGCCCAGGAACAAAACTGTACAATCCTCATGGTAACCCACGATAATCGGATTTTAGATGTCGCCGATCGCATCATCCATATGGAAGATGGACGGTTGTCAGATAGCGATCGAACGAGTAGATTAAAAACGGGTTAATGGGCAATGAAAGCTTTTATAGCAGT
The genomic region above belongs to Roseofilum reptotaenium CS-1145 and contains:
- a CDS encoding DevA family ABC transporter ATP-binding protein, whose protein sequence is MTKPSVITIKNLDHYFGKGHLRKQILFDITLEIKAGEIIIMTGPSGSGKTTLLTLVGGLRSVQSGSVDVLGEEFCGASARKLTRARRKHGYIFQAHNLHQSLTALQNVQMGLEVHGKWSRKERQERSASMLERVGLGEHLHYHPDNLSGGQKQRVAIARALVSHPPLVLADEPTAALDRQSGRAVVELMQTLAQEQNCTILMVTHDNRILDVADRIIHMEDGRLSDSDRTSRLKTG